A genomic window from Gemmatimonadaceae bacterium includes:
- a CDS encoding prepilin-type N-terminal cleavage/methylation domain-containing protein: MQVSTVRRGFTLIELLIVVVIIGVLAAIAIPKFAASKNRAHLAALRSDLRNLTGAQMMYRSEQSPPTYAADLAELGARFQASSGVTVTIVAGDASGFRATATHASLGGRKCAIFRGATPEPPATVEGEVACE; encoded by the coding sequence ATGCAGGTCTCGACTGTCCGTCGCGGATTCACGCTGATCGAACTCTTGATCGTCGTGGTGATCATCGGCGTGCTGGCCGCCATCGCCATCCCTAAGTTCGCGGCGTCCAAGAACCGTGCGCATCTGGCGGCGTTGCGCTCTGACCTGCGCAACCTGACCGGCGCGCAGATGATGTACCGCAGTGAGCAGTCGCCGCCGACCTACGCCGCGGACCTCGCGGAACTCGGCGCGCGCTTCCAGGCTTCGTCCGGCGTCACCGTCACGATTGTGGCCGGCGATGCCAGCGGCTTCCGCGCCACCGCGACGCACGCGTCACTCGGCGGCCGCAAGTGTGCGATCTTCCGAGGCGCCACGCCCGAACCACCGGCCACGGTGGAAGGCGAAGTGGCCTGCGAGTGA
- a CDS encoding cupin domain-containing protein yields MATSQPAATVRPADAVAPTSIPAGHDAAFRVLVGPQQGETGFVLRRFTFGAGGGMPYHTNLVEHQQYVLRGRARIRIADAVHEVGADDTLFIPAGVPHSYEVVEGPFEFICVVPDKPDRVTLVEP; encoded by the coding sequence ATGGCCACCTCCCAACCCGCCGCGACCGTCCGCCCCGCCGACGCCGTCGCCCCCACTTCCATCCCTGCCGGCCACGACGCCGCCTTCCGCGTGCTCGTCGGCCCGCAGCAGGGCGAGACCGGCTTCGTGCTGCGCCGCTTCACCTTCGGCGCCGGCGGCGGGATGCCTTACCACACGAACCTCGTCGAGCACCAGCAGTATGTGCTGCGCGGTCGCGCGCGGATCCGCATCGCCGACGCGGTGCACGAGGTCGGCGCCGACGACACGCTGTTCATTCCGGCGGGCGTGCCGCACAGCTACGAGGTCGTCGAGGGCCCCTTCGAGTTCATCTGCGTGGTGCCCGACAAGCCGGACCGCGTAACGCTGGTGGAGCCCTAG
- a CDS encoding flavin reductase family protein, giving the protein MEITLASLSPRDRHALLTPLIAPRPIAFVSTVSAGGVGNLAPFSFFAMGGQNPQGVAFCPTADRNGEPKDTLRNVRETGEFTINVVSRAMAERVNQASAPYPFEVDEFDVTGYTRVASTLVKPPYVAEAPAALECRVFQLVPQGSGPMHGTWVIGEVLVAHIRDEMLGADGLPDTAKIQPAARLGRNEWASVTADVMFTQDRPTT; this is encoded by the coding sequence ATGGAAATCACGCTTGCATCCCTGAGCCCCCGGGATCGCCACGCCCTCCTCACCCCCCTCATCGCGCCGAGGCCGATCGCCTTCGTGAGCACGGTGAGCGCGGGCGGGGTCGGCAACCTCGCGCCCTTCTCGTTCTTCGCGATGGGCGGGCAGAACCCGCAGGGCGTGGCCTTTTGCCCGACGGCGGATCGCAACGGGGAGCCCAAGGACACGCTGCGCAACGTCCGCGAGACAGGGGAGTTCACGATCAACGTCGTCTCGCGGGCGATGGCCGAGCGCGTGAACCAGGCCTCGGCGCCGTACCCGTTCGAGGTGGATGAGTTCGACGTGACAGGGTACACGCGCGTCGCGAGCACGCTGGTGAAGCCGCCGTACGTTGCCGAGGCGCCGGCGGCGCTGGAGTGCCGCGTGTTCCAGCTCGTGCCGCAGGGCAGCGGGCCGATGCACGGCACCTGGGTGATCGGCGAGGTGCTTGTCGCGCACATCCGCGACGAGATGCTGGGCGCCGATGGCCTGCCCGATACCGCCAAGATCCAGCCGGCGGCGCGGCTCGGCCGCAACGAGTGGGCCTCCGTCACGGCCGACGTGATGTTCACGCAGGACCGACCGACCACCTGA
- a CDS encoding tetratricopeptide repeat protein — translation MLRPQTFDRLRHAVLLSVLAAGAATAAESQSLRPDSIPRFRYELELAQQSGDSTAIADAHFTLGLAHWQDDRYDSALVHLLRVRALRTALRDSAGLGSVLNSLGATHYQAGNYEPALEAYLGSLALRRAIGDLRGMAFNYANIGKAYQDWGDYDRASVALDSAIAIAERSGNGPTLGYALNTMAAVHVDLRRHASARDFAERSLAAYYSGTPRIGAVDSSSAWSINNLLLGRIDVAEGRLEDAERRFRRIYDTAIRGQTRRGQAEAQIGLGSTYEAGRQWGRADAAYADALTASRAIANRALSLRALEGLARVAEARGDAPAALRHLRTHAALRDSVFSLRTSQRVSAMELEAEAARQLAATAELRAAQRQAGEDLRRQRILTSLAITLLALTLVMLGSLLRTNRRLEVARAEVRALSGFIPICAHCKNVRDDAGYWQSVEAYVASRSEAQFSHGICNNCGPALYGEDWVPHPGTDAGAAPAAPSSAG, via the coding sequence ATGCTCCGACCGCAGACCTTCGATCGCCTCCGTCACGCCGTGCTCCTCAGCGTGCTGGCGGCCGGCGCGGCGACGGCGGCTGAATCGCAGTCACTGCGGCCGGATTCGATTCCGCGGTTTCGCTACGAGTTGGAGCTGGCGCAGCAGTCCGGCGACTCCACCGCGATCGCCGATGCGCATTTCACGCTTGGGCTCGCCCACTGGCAGGACGATCGCTACGACAGCGCGCTCGTGCACCTGCTCCGCGTGCGCGCGTTGCGCACCGCGTTGCGCGACAGCGCGGGACTTGGCAGCGTCCTGAACAGCCTCGGGGCCACGCACTACCAAGCGGGAAACTACGAGCCGGCCCTTGAAGCCTACCTCGGCTCGCTCGCCCTGCGGCGCGCCATCGGAGACCTGCGCGGGATGGCGTTCAACTACGCCAACATCGGCAAGGCCTATCAGGATTGGGGCGACTATGATCGCGCGTCGGTGGCGCTCGACTCGGCCATCGCCATTGCCGAGCGTTCAGGCAACGGTCCGACGCTCGGCTACGCGCTGAACACGATGGCCGCGGTGCACGTAGATCTGCGGCGCCACGCCTCGGCGCGCGACTTCGCCGAGCGGTCGTTGGCCGCGTACTACTCCGGCACGCCGCGCATCGGTGCGGTGGACTCCTCAAGTGCGTGGTCCATCAACAACCTGCTGCTGGGGCGCATCGACGTCGCCGAGGGTCGGCTTGAGGACGCCGAGCGTCGCTTTCGGCGCATCTACGACACGGCGATCCGCGGGCAGACGCGCCGGGGGCAGGCAGAGGCCCAGATTGGCCTCGGGAGCACCTACGAGGCCGGGCGGCAGTGGGGACGAGCTGACGCGGCATACGCCGACGCCCTCACCGCGTCGCGCGCCATCGCCAACCGTGCGCTGTCACTGCGCGCGCTCGAGGGGCTCGCCCGCGTCGCCGAGGCGCGCGGCGATGCCCCTGCGGCACTCCGGCACCTGCGGACGCACGCGGCGTTGCGGGACTCGGTCTTCAGCCTGCGGACCTCGCAGCGCGTCTCGGCGATGGAACTCGAGGCCGAGGCGGCGCGACAACTGGCGGCGACGGCCGAGCTTCGCGCGGCGCAGCGGCAGGCCGGTGAAGACCTCCGGCGGCAGCGCATCCTCACCAGTCTCGCGATCACGCTGTTGGCGCTGACGCTGGTGATGCTGGGTTCGCTGCTGCGGACCAACCGGCGACTGGAGGTCGCACGCGCCGAGGTCCGCGCGCTCTCGGGCTTCATCCCGATCTGCGCGCACTGCAAGAACGTCCGCGACGACGCCGGCTACTGGCAGTCCGTGGAGGCGTACGTGGCGTCGCGCTCCGAGGCGCAGTTTTCGCACGGCATCTGCAACAACTGCGGGCCGGCACTCTACGGTGAGGACTGGGTGCCGCATCCCGGCACCGACGCGGGTGCGGCGCCCGCAGCGCCCTCGTCCGCGGGCTGA